The proteins below are encoded in one region of Pongo pygmaeus isolate AG05252 chromosome 20, NHGRI_mPonPyg2-v2.0_pri, whole genome shotgun sequence:
- the SCN1B gene encoding sodium channel subunit beta-1: protein MGRLLALVVGAALVSSACGGCVEVDSETEAVYGMTFKILCISCKRRSETNAETFTEWTFRQKGTEEFVKILRYENEVLQLEEDERFEGRVVWNGSRGTKDLQDLSIFITNVTYNHSGDYECHVYRLLFFENYEHNTSVVKKIHIEVVDKANRDMASIVSEIMMYVLIVVLTIWLVAEMIYCYKKIAAATETAAQENASEYLAITSESKENCTGVQVAE, encoded by the exons ATGGGAAGGCTGCTGGCCTTAGTGGTCGGCGCGGCACTCG TGTCCTCAGCCTGTGGGGGCTGCGTGGAGGTGGACTCGGAGACCGAGGCCGTGTATGGGATGACCTTCAAAATTCTTTGCATCTCCTGCAAGCGCCGCAGCGAGACCAACGCTGAGACCTTCACCGAGTGGACCTTCCGCCAGAAGGGCACTGAGGAGTTTGTCAAG ATCCTGCGCTATGAGAATGAGGTGTTGCAGCTGGAGGAGGATGAGCGCTTCGAGGGCCGCGTGGTGTGGAATGGCAGCCGGGGCACCAAAGACCTGCAGGATCTGTCTATCTTCATCACCAACGTCACCTACAACCACTCGGGCGACTACGAGTGCCACGTCTACCGCCTGCTCTTCTTCGAAAACTACGAGCACAACACCAGCGTCGTCAAGAAGATCCACATTGAGGTAGTGGACAAAG CCAACAGAGACATGGCATCCATCGTGTCTGAGATCATGATGTATGTGCTCATTGTGGTGTTGACCATATGGCTCGTGGCAGAGATGATTTACTGCTACAAGAAGATCGCTGCCGCCACGGAGACTGCTGCACAAGAGAACGC CTCGGAATACCTGGCCATCACCTCCGAAAGCAAAGAGAACTGTACGGGCGTCCAGGTGGCCGAATAG
- the GRAMD1A gene encoding protein Aster-A isoform X2, whose product MLSPTYKQRNEDFRKLFSKLPEAERLIVDYSCALQREILLQGRLYLSENWICFYSNIFRWETTISIQLKEVTCLKKEKTAKLIPNAIQICTESEKHFFTSFGARDRCFLLIFRLWQNALLEKTLSPRELWHLVHQCYGSELGLTSEDEDYVCPLQLNGLGTPKEVGDVIALSDITSSGAADRSQEPSPVGSRRGRVTPNLSRASSDADHGAEEDKEEQVDSQPDASSSQTVTPVAEPLSTEPTQPDGPTTLGPLDLLPSEELLTDTSNSSSSTGEEADLAALLPDLSGRLLINSVFHVGAERLQQMLFSDSPFLQGFLQQCKFTDVTLSPWSGDSKCHQRRVLTYTIPISNPLGPKSASVVETQTLFRRGPQAGGCVVDSEVLTQGIPYQDYFYTAHRYCILGLARNKARLRVSSEIRYRKQPWSLVKSLIEKNSWSGIEDYFHHLERELAKAEKLSLEEGGKDARGLLSGLRRRKRPLSWRAHGDGPQHPDPDPCARAGMHTSGSLSSRFSEPSVDQGPGAGIPSALVLISIVLIILIALNVLLFYRLWSLERTAHTFESWHSLALAKGKFPQTATEWAEILALQKQFHSVEVHKWRQILRASVELLDEMKFSLEKLHQGITVSDPPFDTQPRPDDSFS is encoded by the exons ATGCTGAGCCCCACTTACAAGCAGCGTAATGAGGACTTCCGGAAACTGTTCAGCAAACTTCCCGAAGCAGAACGCCTCATTGTGG ATTACTCCTGCGCCCTGCAGCGTGAGATCCTGCTCCAGGGCCGCCTCTACCTCTCTGAGAACTGGATCTGCTTCTACAGCAACATCTTCCGCTGGGAGACCACA ATCTCCATCCAGCTGAAGGAAGTGACATGTCTGAAGAAGGAAAAGACGGCCAAGCTGATCCCCAACGCCATCCAGATCTGCACGGAGAGCGAGAAG CATTTCTTCACTTCCTTTGGGGCCCGTGACCGCTGCTTCCTCCTCATCTTCCGCCTCTGGCAGAATGCACTGCTTGAAAAG ACGCTGAGTCCCCGCGAGCTCTGGCATCTGGTGCATCAGTGCTATGGCTCAGAGCTGGGCCTCACCAGTGAGGATGAGGACTATGTCTGCCCCTTGCAGCTGAACGGTCTGGG GACCCCCAAGGAAGTGGGAGATGTGATCGCCCTGAGCGACATCACCTCCTCGGGGGCAGCTGACCGCAGCCAGGAGCCAAGCCCAGTGGGTTCACGCCGTGGCCGCGTCACACCCAACCTTTCCCGAGCCAGCAGCGACGCAGACCATGGG GCAGAGGAGGACAAGGAGGAGCAGGTAGACAGCCAGCCAGACGCCTCCTCCAGCCAGACAGTGACCCCAGTGGCTGAACCCCTGAGCACAGAGCCCACCCAGCCTGACGGGCCCACCACCCTGGGCCCCTTGGATCTGCTGCCCAGCGAGGAGCTACTGACAGACACAAGTAACTCCTCTTCATCCACTGgggaggaag CGGACTTGGCTGCCCTGCTTCCCGACCTCTCCGGCCGCCTCCTCATCAACTCTGTCTTCCATGTGGGCGCTGAGCGGCTCCAGCAGATGCTCTTCTCGGACTCGCCCTTCCTCCAGGGCTTCCTACAGCAGTGCAAGTTCACAG ACGTGACCCTGAGCCCCTGGAGCGGGGACAGCAAGTGCCACCAGCGCCGGGTGCTGACGTATACCATCCCCATCAGCAACCCACTGGGCCCCAAGAGCGCCTCCGTGGTGGAGACACAG ACGCTGTTCCGGCGCGGCCCCCAGGCCGGCGGGTGTGTGGTGGACTCCGAGGTGCTGACGCAGGGCATCCCCTACCAGGACTACTTCTACACTGCCCACCGCTACTGCATCCTGGGTCTGGCCCGGAACAAGGCGCGGCTCCG AGTATCCTCTGAGATCCGCTACCGAAAGCAGCCGTGGAGCCTGGTGAAGTCGCTCATTGAGAAGAACTCGTGGAGCGGCATTGAAGACTATTTCCACCATCTGG AGCGAGAGCTTGCCAAGGCTGAGAAGCTGTCTCTGGAGGAAGGCGGGAAGGATGCCCGGGGCTTGCTATCCGGCCTGCGGCGGCGGAAGCGGCCCCTGAGCTGGCGGGCTCACGGGGACGGGCCCCAGCACCCAGATCCTGACCCCTGTGCCCGGGCCGGCATGCACACCTCGG GCTCCCTCAGCTCCCGCTTCTCCGAACCGTCTGTGGACCAGGGCCCCGGGGCAGGCATCCCCAGTGCCCTGGTTCTCATCAGCATTGT CCTTATCATCCTCATCGCCCTCAATGTCCTGCTCTTCTACCGCCTCTGGTCCCTGGAAAGGACAGCCCACACCTTTGAGTCCtggcacagcctggccctggccaAGGG CAAGTTCCCCCAGACGGCCACAGAGTGGGCCGAGATCCTGGCGCTGCAGAAGCAATTCCACAGCGTGGAGGTGCACAAGTGGAGGCAGATCCTGCGGGCCTCCGTGGAGCTCCTGGATGAG ATGAAGTTCTCGCTGGAGAAGCTGCACCAAGGCATCACAGTCTCAGACCCTCCCTTTGACACCCAGCCCCGGCCCGATGACAGCTTTTCCTGA
- the GRAMD1A gene encoding protein Aster-A isoform X1 codes for MFDTTPHSGRSTPSSSPSLRKRLQLLPPSRPPPEPEPGTMVEKGSDSSSEKGGVPGTPSTQSLGSRNFIRNSKKMQSWYSMLSPTYKQRNEDFRKLFSKLPEAERLIVDYSCALQREILLQGRLYLSENWICFYSNIFRWETTISIQLKEVTCLKKEKTAKLIPNAIQICTESEKHFFTSFGARDRCFLLIFRLWQNALLEKTLSPRELWHLVHQCYGSELGLTSEDEDYVCPLQLNGLGTPKEVGDVIALSDITSSGAADRSQEPSPVGSRRGRVTPNLSRASSDADHGAEEDKEEQVDSQPDASSSQTVTPVAEPLSTEPTQPDGPTTLGPLDLLPSEELLTDTSNSSSSTGEEADLAALLPDLSGRLLINSVFHVGAERLQQMLFSDSPFLQGFLQQCKFTDVTLSPWSGDSKCHQRRVLTYTIPISNPLGPKSASVVETQTLFRRGPQAGGCVVDSEVLTQGIPYQDYFYTAHRYCILGLARNKARLRVSSEIRYRKQPWSLVKSLIEKNSWSGIEDYFHHLERELAKAEKLSLEEGGKDARGLLSGLRRRKRPLSWRAHGDGPQHPDPDPCARAGMHTSGSLSSRFSEPSVDQGPGAGIPSALVLISIVLIILIALNVLLFYRLWSLERTAHTFESWHSLALAKGKFPQTATEWAEILALQKQFHSVEVHKWRQILRASVELLDEMKFSLEKLHQGITVSDPPFDTQPRPDDSFS; via the exons CACCACACCCCACTCTGGCCGGAGCACGCCAAGCAGCTCCCCATCGCTCCGGAAACGGCTGCAGCTCCTGCCCCCAAGCCGGCCCCCACCTGAGCCAGAACCAGGCACCATGGTGGAGAAGGGATCAGATAGCTCCTCAGAGAAGGGTGGGGTGCCTGGGACCCCCAGCACCCAGAGCCTAGGCAGCCGGAACTTCATCCGCAACAGCAAG AAGATGCAGAGCTGGTACAGT ATGCTGAGCCCCACTTACAAGCAGCGTAATGAGGACTTCCGGAAACTGTTCAGCAAACTTCCCGAAGCAGAACGCCTCATTGTGG ATTACTCCTGCGCCCTGCAGCGTGAGATCCTGCTCCAGGGCCGCCTCTACCTCTCTGAGAACTGGATCTGCTTCTACAGCAACATCTTCCGCTGGGAGACCACA ATCTCCATCCAGCTGAAGGAAGTGACATGTCTGAAGAAGGAAAAGACGGCCAAGCTGATCCCCAACGCCATCCAGATCTGCACGGAGAGCGAGAAG CATTTCTTCACTTCCTTTGGGGCCCGTGACCGCTGCTTCCTCCTCATCTTCCGCCTCTGGCAGAATGCACTGCTTGAAAAG ACGCTGAGTCCCCGCGAGCTCTGGCATCTGGTGCATCAGTGCTATGGCTCAGAGCTGGGCCTCACCAGTGAGGATGAGGACTATGTCTGCCCCTTGCAGCTGAACGGTCTGGG GACCCCCAAGGAAGTGGGAGATGTGATCGCCCTGAGCGACATCACCTCCTCGGGGGCAGCTGACCGCAGCCAGGAGCCAAGCCCAGTGGGTTCACGCCGTGGCCGCGTCACACCCAACCTTTCCCGAGCCAGCAGCGACGCAGACCATGGG GCAGAGGAGGACAAGGAGGAGCAGGTAGACAGCCAGCCAGACGCCTCCTCCAGCCAGACAGTGACCCCAGTGGCTGAACCCCTGAGCACAGAGCCCACCCAGCCTGACGGGCCCACCACCCTGGGCCCCTTGGATCTGCTGCCCAGCGAGGAGCTACTGACAGACACAAGTAACTCCTCTTCATCCACTGgggaggaag CGGACTTGGCTGCCCTGCTTCCCGACCTCTCCGGCCGCCTCCTCATCAACTCTGTCTTCCATGTGGGCGCTGAGCGGCTCCAGCAGATGCTCTTCTCGGACTCGCCCTTCCTCCAGGGCTTCCTACAGCAGTGCAAGTTCACAG ACGTGACCCTGAGCCCCTGGAGCGGGGACAGCAAGTGCCACCAGCGCCGGGTGCTGACGTATACCATCCCCATCAGCAACCCACTGGGCCCCAAGAGCGCCTCCGTGGTGGAGACACAG ACGCTGTTCCGGCGCGGCCCCCAGGCCGGCGGGTGTGTGGTGGACTCCGAGGTGCTGACGCAGGGCATCCCCTACCAGGACTACTTCTACACTGCCCACCGCTACTGCATCCTGGGTCTGGCCCGGAACAAGGCGCGGCTCCG AGTATCCTCTGAGATCCGCTACCGAAAGCAGCCGTGGAGCCTGGTGAAGTCGCTCATTGAGAAGAACTCGTGGAGCGGCATTGAAGACTATTTCCACCATCTGG AGCGAGAGCTTGCCAAGGCTGAGAAGCTGTCTCTGGAGGAAGGCGGGAAGGATGCCCGGGGCTTGCTATCCGGCCTGCGGCGGCGGAAGCGGCCCCTGAGCTGGCGGGCTCACGGGGACGGGCCCCAGCACCCAGATCCTGACCCCTGTGCCCGGGCCGGCATGCACACCTCGG GCTCCCTCAGCTCCCGCTTCTCCGAACCGTCTGTGGACCAGGGCCCCGGGGCAGGCATCCCCAGTGCCCTGGTTCTCATCAGCATTGT CCTTATCATCCTCATCGCCCTCAATGTCCTGCTCTTCTACCGCCTCTGGTCCCTGGAAAGGACAGCCCACACCTTTGAGTCCtggcacagcctggccctggccaAGGG CAAGTTCCCCCAGACGGCCACAGAGTGGGCCGAGATCCTGGCGCTGCAGAAGCAATTCCACAGCGTGGAGGTGCACAAGTGGAGGCAGATCCTGCGGGCCTCCGTGGAGCTCCTGGATGAG ATGAAGTTCTCGCTGGAGAAGCTGCACCAAGGCATCACAGTCTCAGACCCTCCCTTTGACACCCAGCCCCGGCCCGATGACAGCTTTTCCTGA